The DNA sequence TGTAGCTACTTCTGTAATTAGTCTAGAAGCACTTACTAAAATATCAATTGCTGGAAAATGATTTTTTGCTGCAATATTCCTAGACAAAACAATATGTCCATCAAGAATACCTCTCACTGCATCTGCAATTGGGTCATTCATATCATCTCCATCTACTAATACTGTATATAATCCTGTGATTGTTCCTTTGTCTGAATTTCCAGTTCTTTCCAATAATCTTGGTAGCATAGAAAAAACGGAAGGTGTATATCCCCTTGTAGCTGGTGGCTCTCCTATTGCAAGACCAACTTCCCTTTGAGCCATTGCAAAACGAGTTAAAGAATCCATCATTAACATTACGTTCATTCCTTTGTCTCTAAAATATTCTGCTATTGCTGTGGCTGTCATTGCACCTTTTATTCTTACTAATGCTGGTTGATCTGAAGTAACTACTACTACTACTGATTTTTTAAGTCCCTCTTCCCCCAAATCTCTTTCAATAAATTCTCTAACCTCTCTACCCCTTTCTCCTATTAATCCTATTACATTTATATCCGCAGAACTATTCCTGGAAATCATCCCTAACAATGTACTTTTCCCAACTCCACTTCCTGCAAAAATACCAACTCTTTGCCCTTTTCCACAAGTTAAAACTCCATCTATTGCTCTTACTCCAACTGATAAAGGTTCCACAATTCTCTTTCTAGTTAAAGGATTTGGAGCTGAAGTATCTAAAGGCATATGCTTTTCAACCATTATTTGGCCATTATTATCCATTGGCTTTCCTAGTCCATCTACTATTCTTCCTAGCATATTTTCTCCAACAGGAATACTTAAACTTCTCCCTGTTGCCACTACTTCACAACCATGCCCTATTCCTTTTAGTTCTCCTAATGGCATTAATAATATTTTATCTTCATCAAATCCAACTACTTCCGCATCTACTCTATCATTTCCATTAAAAGTTTTTATATAACAATGTTCTCCTAATTGCACAATAGGACCTTCTGACTCTATAGTTAGTCCAACTACCCTTATTACTTTACCATTTATTTTCACAGTATCAATCTTTTTAACTTTCGATATATATTCTTCAACATTAATTTTCATTATACACTTCCATTCAAATTTAATCCTTCACCTTCATTAAACCTTCAAATAAAACTTCTAATTGTGAATTTATCGAAGCATCAATTGTTCCCATACTTGTTTCCAATATACAACCGCCTTTTTCTATTCTAGAGTCTTCTATCATCTCTATTTCTTGTCTATCTACCCCATTTATTTGAGAAATAACCTCCTCCTTTATATCCTTTAAATAATTCAAATCTTCCCAATTTATAAATATTTTTAATTTTTTACTAATTGGGACTTTTTTTATTGACTCTAAAATATTATTTTTTATTATCTTATTATTTTCTGAAACTTCTAATTTTATTATTTTTTTGGCAATCTCTATAGATAATTTTATTATTGCCTCTTCATTTTCTTTTATTGTATTATTTCTAATTTCAACAGTCTCATCAATAATCCCTTGTGCTCTAATAATCAAACTTTTTGTTTGCTCTATTATTTCTTCTTTTGCACTCTTTTCTCCAGCTTGATAGCCATCTTGATAACCTCTATTTTTGTTTACTTCTAGTTCATATTCAGCTTTTTGATTAGCTTCTTCTATTATTTTATTGACCTTTTCATTTAATTCTATTTTTTTTCGCTCTATTTTTTCGCTTAAATTTTTTAATTCTAATTCTTTTTCTTTTATATTTTTATTTAGAGTTTCTAATTCCTCTTTTTTGTTATCCAACTCTTCTATGCCATAATTTTTTATATTTTTTTGTTCACACTTATCACCTATTATAATAGGTTTACTATTATTTTGTATGAATTCTCCTTTTATGACATTAAACAATCATCTCATCCTCGCTTCCTCTAGCTATTACAATTTCTCCTGATTCTTCCAATTTACGTATTATATTTACAACTTTTTGTTGAGCCTCCTGTACATCTTTTATTCTTACAGGACCCATATATTCCATATCTTCATTTAAATTTTCAGCAGCTCTTTTTGACATGTTTTTTAGTATCTTTTCTTTTACTTCTTCACTAGATCCTTTTAATGCTAGAGCTAAATCTTTCCCTTCCACACCACGTAAAACTAACTGAATTGCTTTATCATCAAGAAGTATTACATCTTCAAATACAAACATTCTCTTTTTAACTTCTTCTGCTAACTCTGGTTCTTGTTCTTCTAAGCTTTCTATAATAGTTTTTTCTGTTCCTCTATCCACATTATTTAATATTTCAACTAAAGAATCTATTCCTCCTGTAGATGTATAATCTTGCCCTACAACTGAAGAAAGCTTTCTTTCTAATACACGTTCGACCTCTCTTATCATCTCTGGAGAAGTCCTATCCATCATAGCTAATCTTTTAGCTATATCAGCCTGTTTTTCTGGTGGTAGCTCTGATATAATAAGTCCAGCTTTATCTGATGATAAATATGATATAATCAATGCTATTGTTTGTGGATGCTCTCCTGATATAAAATTTAATATTTGGGATGGCTCTGTTCTTTGTATAAAATCAAACGGTTTTACTTGTAATGATGATGTCAATTTTGTTATTATATCTAAAGCCTTATTTTCACC is a window from the Haliovirga abyssi genome containing:
- the fliI gene encoding flagellar protein export ATPase FliI, with the protein product MKINVEEYISKVKKIDTVKINGKVIRVVGLTIESEGPIVQLGEHCYIKTFNGNDRVDAEVVGFDEDKILLMPLGELKGIGHGCEVVATGRSLSIPVGENMLGRIVDGLGKPMDNNGQIMVEKHMPLDTSAPNPLTRKRIVEPLSVGVRAIDGVLTCGKGQRVGIFAGSGVGKSTLLGMISRNSSADINVIGLIGERGREVREFIERDLGEEGLKKSVVVVVTSDQPALVRIKGAMTATAIAEYFRDKGMNVMLMMDSLTRFAMAQREVGLAIGEPPATRGYTPSVFSMLPRLLERTGNSDKGTITGLYTVLVDGDDMNDPIADAVRGILDGHIVLSRNIAAKNHFPAIDILVSASRLITEVATKEHVMNARKVREVLANYNEIEDLINIGAYKEGSNVRADYAISKIEEVNSFLKQEIMEKSDLEGAVTSLENIFSN
- a CDS encoding FliH/SctL family protein, whose translation is MFNVIKGEFIQNNSKPIIIGDKCEQKNIKNYGIEELDNKKEELETLNKNIKEKELELKNLSEKIERKKIELNEKVNKIIEEANQKAEYELEVNKNRGYQDGYQAGEKSAKEEIIEQTKSLIIRAQGIIDETVEIRNNTIKENEEAIIKLSIEIAKKIIKLEVSENNKIIKNNILESIKKVPISKKLKIFINWEDLNYLKDIKEEVISQINGVDRQEIEMIEDSRIEKGGCILETSMGTIDASINSQLEVLFEGLMKVKD
- the fliG gene encoding flagellar motor switch protein FliG, which produces MADEPKLHGKQKAAILLISLGQDTAAEVFKHLKDEEIEQLTLEIARLHKVDANTKDIVYGEFSDLMLAQQYISQGGISYARDILTKALGENKALDIITKLTSSLQVKPFDFIQRTEPSQILNFISGEHPQTIALIISYLSSDKAGLIISELPPEKQADIAKRLAMMDRTSPEMIREVERVLERKLSSVVGQDYTSTGGIDSLVEILNNVDRGTEKTIIESLEEQEPELAEEVKKRMFVFEDVILLDDKAIQLVLRGVEGKDLALALKGSSEEVKEKILKNMSKRAAENLNEDMEYMGPVRIKDVQEAQQKVVNIIRKLEESGEIVIARGSEDEMIV